Sequence from the Toxotes jaculatrix isolate fToxJac2 chromosome 24, fToxJac2.pri, whole genome shotgun sequence genome:
agaggaagaacatgCGACCACAtcctgacaaaacacacacacacacacacacacacacacacacacacacacacacacagtcagagtcagcgtcagtCGGAGTCGGTGATGTTTCAGGTgagaattttttattttagattttcttCCAAACTTAATGTTGATGTTAACACTAGTGTTACTgactttttatttactgtgcacACTTCTATTTAACATATACAGCACTATGAATCTGTTATATATGCTTCTATAGTACACATTTTACTAGAGTGTCATGGTTTAAAGATGACTGTTACAGACATGTTGAaggggaaatgaaaaaaaacaacaatttgatATGAGATTTGAAACAGAAATTTGGTTccttttaaaaatctgaaaatgccAGGGAGGGTTCTGCTTGTTAAGTGTTtctaaaagacagaaatgaatgctAGAGAAATGTAGATCAGAAAATTGTGTTGGTTTTCATGTGAAATTCAGTTCTAAAACTTGAAGGCGTCGCTTTAAGAGAACCACAGTTTTAATCATCTCTGGGTGTGAATTCTAAGAAATGTCCTGttgtcacacattcacacttagTCATATAGATACATACAGCTGCTATGTGGTCTATACAACAGTTTAACTTTAGTATTCTCAGAAAACTGAGGAGGAAAGGTTTTCTATGTTGAAATATATTGTTAAGAGTTAAAGAATTGTAGTTGAAAGTGGAGAGGCACTTGTCTGTATTAAAGTTATATGAGGGCTGATTTATGAGTTCAATTCAATATTATTCatacagctccttccacaatcaaaactgtctctaagtgctttacagagacccagagccggACCGCGGCAGTGgaaggaaaaactcccctttagTTCGTGGTCtcaggtagaaggagatgagttctCCAGCTCTTGTTCTAAGTCCAGTTCAACTCTGAGTGattctgcagaaagtttgaagttaacaACTTTAGTGGTATTTCTTTCGGGTAATCAAAAATCTCAAGTCAGCTCTGTTTGAGAAAATGGACACATCAGCCTCAGTCTCCAGAGCTCATTGCTGAAGGAGGCCCTCGGCCTGATCTGAACTGGTCTGGCCCCTTAGTCTacttccccaagatgaagaaggagctcagtggtcgccattttgacacAGATGAACATATCGTGGCTGCTGTGGACCACGTTCTGGAGGTCCAAGGGATCTGTTTGCTTCACAAACACTGGACTGTATGTGAATGTAGGAGGAGAGGACGATGAATTAAAGCTGACACCTTCTACCTTAGACCACGAGCTCAGAAGACTGTGTATATTTGACTAATACATTTATTAACACACCCATATAATGACTCCCACGTGCCCAGGTATGAATGATAATGAATGTTACTAACCGGACttgttgtgtttcctctttgtgttgtcCTGCAGTCATCACATGAAGACGCCATCCAGACAGCAACCCACCgacctgctgcacacacacaatcataatGCAaattaacacactcacactcagtgttagcaggtgtgtgtatgcatgacaACATGTCTGACCTGTGGACATTCTCctcgtcctctcctcctctcatcatcaATCACTCCGCTCTGTCCCAGTCACCTCCTTTCATCTCCTcgcctcctcccctctcctccccctcatcATTCAGGAACCATGGAAACCCTCCTCATGCTAAGGTTCTTATTCATTTACTTGTACTCTTGCATGTACTTCTTTACATGTACTCTTCTTACTTAGATACTTTTTCACTTATTTATGCACTATCCCtagtttatatatttctttgcttattttcaatttacatatttatgaaCTTTTTCATCCCCAGGTAACCTCCCCTCACCTCCCTCAGCCCCAGGTAACCTCCTCTTACCTCTCCCATGCCCAGGTAACATCCCCTCATCACCTCCCCCAGCCCCAGGTAACATCCCCTCACTTCCCTCAGCCTCAAACAACCTCCCCTCACTTCCCTCTCCCCCAGACAACTTCCCCTCACCTCCCTTCTACACAGGTAAAATCCCCTCACTTTGTACCTGAGCCCCAGGTGTCCTCCCCTCACCTCCTTCCTCAGGCCCAGATAACCTCCCCTCACCATGCCCCCCATTCCCAGGTAACCCCCTATATCGCCCAGTCCCAGGCAAACCTTTCTTACCCCCTTCATCAGACCCATGTAACGACCTCTCACCACCTCCCTCATTCCCAGATAACATCCCCTTACGCCCTTGTCCCGTCCCAGCAGCACCTCTCCAGACTCACTCCAGGTTTAAATAACCCACAGTGGAACAAATCTGAACACCCCTCAGAACCTTCCTGCCTACTCAACAGCCACAGTTACTCTTACCAGGTAAGTTGTTGTCTATTCTACTCCATCACCACGAGAGCCAGAGCTGCCAATGATTACGATCACTGCAGAATAATCTCTGTATCTCTGATCTGAAACAGAACCAGGCCACAGCACACCTAGATctccagaaccagaaccagttcGGCACTGGTGTGACTCAGAGTGGGGATGAATTGGAGAACATGCCTTTTAATACTCACCCACTCCATGTCAGTGGCATGTATGGACACGGTGACACACTTGTTACAGGTCAGGACACCTGGGGGCCTCTGGAGCCAACTCTGGCCCAGATGCAGTGCACTCCACTGGGTTCCTTGTCTGGAGGAATTGCCCTGGGGAGGTGGAGCTCCATGGAGTTCAGCTCATCATCTACAGAAGATTTCTCCAATGCCCAGTCTTTCCCTCACACGTACCATGACGGTAATGCCACACAGGCCTTTTGTAGTCCTTCTACCCCTGGTCCAAGTCCTCATTACCCACAAACCCCAACCATCTCCAGCCCTGGTCCTCAAATGCACCCCAGGAATGAGAGATTgggttttcacacacaaacgtcGACACAGCTGAACAGAGATCAACCTCTCAGCTCCTGTCTCCATGAGTCTGACAGCTACACTCTGAGCTCTGAACCCAGTCAATGCCGCCCACATCAGACAGGCCAACACCTCCTCCCGAGTCAAACCGAGCCAATCCAGGACCAGACTGGCCTCTTCAACGCCGCCAGCAGCTTACAGACCAATTACTCGCCACAGGGACGAGGACAAAACGTCAGCGGTGCTGTCCAGTCTCCAAGCCTCACCACTGGACTGATCTGGACAGAGGAGTGTGGACAGGGAGGAAGAAATACagggaaaggaggggggggaagaggaggagggggaagaagaggaggaagaggaggcggtCAACCAGACTGGACCTGGGTGTGTTTGATATGCAAAACATATTCAGAGCTAATACTGGTTAATTTTTTATCAGTTATAATGTGAGGAAataagtgtaaataaaaaataagtatGGAaagaactgaataaataattcatttcaatctttcctgttcattttcagatgaaaaggccacaaactgaaaacagctctAAGGTTGTAGACTGCAGGTAATGTGGaggaagtgatgatgatgatgatgatgatgatgacgtgGGCTGGTTTTGGATCTTCACCTCTCAGTATTGCAGTTACAGATTGTTTTATATACTTACTAATTTTATCTTTAGAGTGGTCTGTTACTGTTTTTAACAATTTAACTTCCCACATTAACAAAACTCGTATATAATGTcatctactgtgtgtgtgtgtgtgtgtgtgtgtgtgtgtgtgtgtgtgtcaggctgctGTGTACAGTGTGCATGCGTGATTTCAGGAGTCTGCCGGCGTTGAACGGTCACATGCGCTCCCACAGCGGCTTCAGAGCAGCGACATGGCTGAAAAAGGtccacactgaaacaaaagaCATGTTTTTGTCATGTATGACGACTAAGCATTGACTCACCTTTACCTTGACGGAAGCTCCACATGTGGGAGCTGAATCCCCATAATGACATTGCAGTGTCTTTCGTCTCCAGGGTGGGGATTCCTCTGCACCTGCCCAGTCCTCGGGCTCCATGGTGATGCCAGTCTCTGTGCCTGTCCAGTCCAGAGGCACATCTAAGGCGTGTAGAAGTGGACAGAGGACATGCAGTCGCCTGTCTCCAGCCACCGGAGGCTCTGTGCTCTACCGCAGCCTAATGCAcctggaagaagaggaagcgGTCACCAGGTGTGATGCATCGGCTGCTGGTGGAGGCGATGAGGACCATGAAGCAGTTGTCAGAGGTGATGGAGTGgttgacagaggcagaggtcaCTACACCCCTCCGCCCATGCTATGTCCGCTCAGGGCGGGGCCAGGGCTGTACTGCTCCCTCGCCAccaggaggcagcagagagtACAAACTGTacagcttcacaacacacagagtAAGTCAATACGTCATTACAACATTCTGCGAGCAACAGTTAGAGGCTGCACTGTTCATTTCAAATACAACAACTCTGGCTATTCTCAGAGGCTCACCAGAACTGGagctaaaatattaataattattatttaaaaacaaataattaaaagcTTGTCCCAcaggtggcgctagaggaagaTGATGGGTTTATTAAAATCTAAACAGGATCATCAGAATCAGAggaaagaaatgtgttttttctttccaaaagcCGACCCCTTTGTTTTTACATCCTTTACATGAACACTTTGTTATATCACTCCAACAGAATCtataaactgaaaacattctGATGCTGAACTGATATGAAAACTGAGCAATACGGGACTGAAACTCAAACTGTTACCTCTGCtgactgaaaacaactgatgtgaTACTATAGTTTTTCCATCTCTGATTTGAAGATGGACTCGGTGACGTTGCCACGGAGACACTAACAACAAGACTCAATAAGCCGTATGTAAAATTCACCTCATAACAAATAATTTCTGCAATGACATCACTACCTGATCACCTGATAACCTTGAGCTGTCAATCACAGAAGGATCAACGTGGGGCGGGCCTTCCAGGCTGAAATCCCATCCTTTTGTAACCATAAATACGCCCATGCCGACTCCGAGAAGGCACTGCCGCTGTGGACGCCGTGGGCCGAGCTGGAGAAACCTGTCAGTCAACAGAGAGGTAAACACAGAAATCTTTGCTATCCTTACAATAATCATGTTTGCGACTTGATTATTTAGTGattgacattttgtttgtccaGTCGACGCTCTGTTGACGATGGCTCGATCCAGTGTTGTACCAGGGGGCGGGGCCAGCCCAGAGTACGCCCTCCACGT
This genomic interval carries:
- the LOC121177655 gene encoding transcriptional-regulating factor 1-like, which translates into the protein MHDNMSDLWTFSSSSPPLIINHSALSQSPPFISSPPPLSSPSSFRNHGNPPHAKVTSPHLPQPQVTSSYLSHAQVTSPHHLPQPQVTSPHFPQPQTTSPHFPLPQTTSPHLPSTQVKSPHFVPEPQVSSPHLLPQAQITSPHHAPHSQVTPYIAQSQANLSYPLHQTHVTTSHHLPHSQITSPYALVPSQQHLSRLTPGLNNPQWNKSEHPSEPSCLLNSHSYSYQNQATAHLDLQNQNQFGTGVTQSGDELENMPFNTHPLHVSGMYGHGDTLVTGQDTWGPLEPTLAQMQCTPLGSLSGGIALGRWSSMEFSSSSTEDFSNAQSFPHTYHDGNATQAFCSPSTPGPSPHYPQTPTISSPGPQMHPRNERLGFHTQTSTQLNRDQPLSSCLHESDSYTLSSEPSQCRPHQTGQHLLPSQTEPIQDQTGLFNAASSLQTNYSPQGRGQNVSGAVQSPSLTTGLIWTEECGQGGRNTGKGGGGRGGGGRRGGRGGGQPDWTWMKRPQTENSSKVVDCRLLCTVCMRDFRSLPALNGHMRSHSGFRAATWLKKGGDSSAPAQSSGSMVMPVSVPVQSRGTSKACRSGQRTCSRLSPATGGSVLYRSLMHLEEEEAVTRCDASAAGGGDEDHEAVVRGDGVVDRGRGHYTPPPMLCPLRAGPGLYCSLATRRQQRVQTVQLHNTQNGLGDVATETLTTRLNKPRINVGRAFQAEIPSFCNHKYAHADSEKALPLWTPWAELEKPVSQQRVDALLTMARSSVVPGGGASPEYALHVLSECRGDFLLTVEKLLSTPEASNNHHTGVSWTAAEMRLLVKSLQLHHKDFSSVQRAVQTKSLSQCVEFYYLWKKKLSLSARTPAGLTVTLPNTNGQRSSRSHNAS